In the genome of Aequorivita sp. H23M31, the window CTCCTTAAATCTATTATAAATGAATAGCTCCTGATTTCTAGATGTTTTTAATTTGAGGGGAAACAATTAAAAAATGAAATTATGAAACGATTAATGAGTGTATTTTTTATTGCCGTTTTATTTGTAGCATGTTCATCAGACGATGATAATAAATCCCAAGCTACACTTGTAGGAAGTTGGACTTTGGTGGAATTAAATGCTGCACTTCCAATAGACTTCAATAATGATGGAACCGCCAACCGCAACATTATGAAAGAAATTCCCTGTTACGAAGGCCATGCTTCTTTTACGGAAGACGGAAATTACCTTCTTACTTTAAGTAAGGTGAATGCGGAAATTGACGGCGGTATATGGAATATTGAGTGTGACGGAAGTGTTGTAAATTCAGGTACCTATACTCTGGATGGTGACCAACTTACGATAAACCCCGACAATCCAGATGAGGAATCGAGTACAACTACTATTGATTTAAATAATAACACGGTTAGATATTCAATGGAAGCCGGAGATTTAGGAACGGTAGAGTTTGTTTTGAAACGTGATTAATTAAAAAAAATAGCATTATTAAATGAATAACCTATTCTAGAAAAAGTATTTTTTCACTGAAATTACCTTTCATTAAAACTTAAAAAGCTGGAGCCTCAACTCCAGCTTTCTTTATTGACATAAATCCGAAAATCAAATTTATTGTTCTTGAACGTGGTTAAAAGCAATGAAAAAACCTTGGTAATTTAAATTATAAACTTTGGGAAAAAGAACTCAGATCGAAACTGTCGGGAAAGTTTTTTAAAAACTTCTATTTTTATTTGGAAAAAGACCTGTCTTAATCTTTTATTATGAAGCTATTGCAAAATTAAGTACCTTTAATTGCCCTCCTCTTATCTTCTAAGTTATCATTATGGATACAATTATTGGTCACACGGAGTGTTTCCGTTTAAAATTGTGGAGTTCAATCTTTTTGTTTTTCTTATCACTAAATGCGATTTCACAAGATGGAATGGCACAATTTCAGATTATCGAAATGCTTTTTAATGGGCAAAGGGTTACCACGGTTAATTTAACTATATTAAGTCCCAACGAACCTCCTTTTACTGGCCCAGTGCCTTACGATCCCCAAAAATTGTATAGGTCGGGAACTACTTTTAAAACTCCCGATGGCACGTCCATTGTTCTTTTCTGTAAAGGACAAAAACAGGTTATGCAGCCCAATTCTGCCCTAAAATTGAGTTTTGTAAAAAATGGAATTAAAGCTGAAACTTTAGTTGGCAAGGTTAAACACTTTTTAAAGGATGTAAAAAGCAGCCTCAGTTTTTATAAAGCTGGAAATGGATTTACCTGGGCGCATGCTGAGGGGACGATTTTTGAGGTGGAAGCTTTTGAGAAGAGTAAAAAAGCTAAATTTTCTACTGAACAGGGAACAATTTCAATAATTGAAGAAATTCCTGTGAATATTAATGAAAAGGCTAAAAATCAGATTGATAGAAGCGGAAAAGCTGAGGAGCGTCAACTCACTTCGTCAAAAAGAACTTATAACTCCGCGGGGGACGAATATATAACAAATAATGTTCAGGCTTTTGAATACGCCACTTTCGATGAGGCTTTGGAGGCATTTGATAATGAAACTTATAAAAAGGATGAAGCGGTAGATTTAGAAAATCCAGACTATGCTTTAATAGAGGAGTTAGCTGGCGATTTTACATTATTGGGTGGCTTGTATTTAGAAGATGGGCAGCCGGTAATGGCAATTGATCCGCTCCGGAAGGCTTCAGATTACTATCAATTAACAGACCCCGAGGGATATTTGACTTTGGAATCTTTTCTCTATCTCGCGGAAGCTTTGATCCTTTCTGAGGATGATAAAAATAGAATTGAAGGTGAAACAATTGCAGAGGAAATTATTAAAATGTTAGAAAACATCCTAGGTGACGAGGTGGAGAATATGGAATACGCTCTGGGAAATGAAGATTATGATTTAGTATGGGATATTAAAAATGATTTAGTAGTTATCTGTGAATATTTAGGTTGGTCCTACGATTTATTGGATGATAGGGAAAACGCAAATATTTATTATGACTTTGTGGATCAATATAGCGATGATTAATATTATCCACCACCAATAAAATAATTGGGATTTTGGTGATTTCTACTCCCATACCCGAATCTAATCGAGAGGTGCTAACCGGGAAAATTCTTAAAAATAAAAGTTTTTGAACTTGCCATTCGATATCTATTTGTATTTAATTTGAAAAGTAATTTTACTTGTTGTTGTTTTTTTCTTATGTAATAATTAACTGTGTTTTGTTTAATAGAAAGGGGAAATGTTTGAGCTTTCAATTAAATATCTTGTAATGATATAAGATTATCTTAATGTTTGTTGGGAGGCTATTACAAATTTAAGTACCTTTAATTGTCTTCTTTCTCACTATAAATTTAGATTATGAAAACAATTTTTCTTCACAAATCTAGTTTTCGTTCAAAATTATGGGGTTCTACCTTATTTTTTTTCTTATCACTAAATGCAACGGCCCAATTTCAGATTATTGAAATGCTTTTTAATGGAGAAAGAGCGACCACCGTTAATTTAACCATTTTAGCTCCCAATGAGCGTCCCTTTACGGGTCCAGTTCCTTTTGATACCCAAAAAATATACAACTCCGGAACTACTTTTAAAACCCCCGAAGGAACTTCTATAGCTCTTTTGTGTAAAGGACAAATGCAGGTTATGAGACCAAATTCTACCTTAAAATTAAGTTTTATAAAAAATGGAATCAAGGCCGAGACTCTTACTGGAGTGGTGCAACACGTTTTGAAGGATATAAAAAATAATCTCAGTTTTTATAAGGCCGGAAATGGGTATGCTTGGGCGCACGCTGAGGGAACCATTTTTGAGGTACAAGCTTTTGAGAAGAGTAAAAAGGCAAAATTTACAACTCAAGAAGGTACTATTTCGATAATTGAAGAGGTTCCTGTTACTATTGCAGAAAAACCTAAAAAAGAAATTAACAGAAGTGAAAAGGCGGGGGAGCGACAACTTACTACCTCAAAAAAGACCTTAAACTCTGCAGGTGATGTCTATATTACAAATGAGGTTCCTGCTATTGGATACGAAACATTCAAAGACGCTTTAAATTCACTCGATGACGGAATCTACAGCAGAGATAACAATGTAGATTTGGGTAATCCCGACTATGCTCTAATTGAAGAATTAGCCGGAAATTTCAGTTTATTGGGTGGCCTATATTTGGAAAACGATCAGCCAGATATGGCTATTGATCCTCTTCGGAAGGCTACAGACTATTATGAATTAACCGATCCCGAAGGATTCTTGACTTTGGAATCTTACCTCTATCTCGCGGAGGCCTTAATTCTTTCTAAGGATGAAAACAACAAAACCGAAGGTAAAATGTCTGCCAAGGAGATTGTTAGGACCTTGGAAAAAATCTTATATGAAAATGTAGATGATTTAGGGTATGCCGTAAAAAATGGAGACCATGATCTAGTATGGGATATAAAGGATGATCTGGTAACTATTTGTGATTATTTGGGCTGGGCTTACGACTTATTGGATGAAACCGGAACGGCAAATGAATATTACCAATTTGCCGAGGAATATAGCAATGATTGATATATGAACCTTCTTACCCTTAAACGACTCGCCGTTTATCTACTCACTTTCTTTGTGATCCTTGGTCTCTCTTTTGCCTTCGCTGGTATCTGGAAGCAATGGGATAGGGGCATTTATAGATCGCTTTATATGGATAATGATTCCGCAACAGAGAAACTTAGTGGGAAAATTATGGTTGTCGATCTCGAGAAACCCGAAATGGACTCTAAAGATGCTTCCTTGGGAGTTTTCAGAAAACGTATTATTTCCTTTCTTAACACCGTAGCACACCGTGTTGAGGATAAGAAGGAATATCCGCGAGCGGTAATATTGGATATTTCTTTTTCAAAGGACTCCATAGAATTAAAGGAACTAAAGAAGGCACTGGTTTCCTTAAAGGATCAGGGAGTTAAAATATATGCCGTCTATAGTTTAAAAAGTTATTTTGAAAATGAAATGTTGGGTTTTCAAGCAAATGATGTCCAGCAAGCGACGGTTTTGTACGATAGCGTCTTCGATGGAGGTAGATTACACGCAGGTTTTAGGATAGATGACGATCTAATAACTTATCCGTCAGATATTTTTATAAATGGAGCTTTCGATACGGTGAAAATTGAATCGGTCATTAAACGTGTGGTCTTAGATGATAGGGATGCTGATTATATTCCAGAATTTCGGCAATTTGTCGCCCCTCTTGGACCAATTGAGCCTATGTACGCCCACACTTATAACTTTGAAGAAGCCACCGGTGAAGATTTAATAGGAAAATTTGTTCCAGATAGTCCAGAAAGTTCTTCCTTAGATTTACGTGATAAATTCATTATTGTTGGGGATTTAAAACACGATTACCAGCAGGATTTAGGAATGGCTCGAACTTATATAATGGCGTGGGCACTAAATGAAAGAATAATTGATAGTAAAATTGCAAAACAACCACTGGATTCCGTGGCAATTATAATCGGTCAAACCATTTTCTTCAGTTTATTTACCGTCCTGATATTTGCCTTTCTTTTTAAATACTGGAAAGGATTACAAACCAAGCCGAAAATCATAGCTGTTTTAGCTTTTGTGGTGGGATTGGTTTTTTTCATTCTTTATGGAATTCTCATTTATAATTTTGATAGAATAATTCCTATTGGCCTAACTCTTATTGGGATGGTAATTGCTACACTTTTAGCCTGGCGATTTGCGTATAAGTTTTTAGTTACTGGCATTGCCGAAGGGTCACAGAAATATGATGTGTTTATAAGCTACTCGCACGGTAATAGTGACTGGGTAAAGAAAAATGTGCTAGAGCCATTGAGGGGATATAGAAAACCCAATGGTGATAAGCTGAACATTTTTTTTGATGAGAAAAGTATAGGTGTTGGCGAGGCGTTTACTTCAAAATATATGTGGGCCATTGTCGATTCTAAATATTTTCTTCCCGTAATTTCAGAAGAATATTACAAAAAGAACCACTGTCGTAATGAAATGGACCTAGCGTATAAACGATATGTGGAAAAACTGCTTCTTTTGCTCCCTATTGCGTTTTCGTATCAAGCAGTCCCCGAAATTTATAATCAGATTAATTTTGCCGATATAACTGCAACTCCCAATTTCATGGATAAAATTAAGGAGGAATTGGAGAAATAGATAAGGCGATAATACAGCGTGAAAGCTATGTTTTTTAGTCTGAATCAGACAAAAGACCACTTCGCTATAGCACTTAAGACATAAGATTTGAATGGTTGACGCTAATAAATTATTGAATAACTTTCAAAATACTATCGATTTCTTTTTCGGTATTTTCATCATATCCCGTTTTCGAGTAGACAATTTTTCCATTTTTATCAGTCATAAATAAAGTAGGATAGCTCCAGACGTTGAATTTTTTGACTGTAGTCGAATCTACGAAAACAATTGGATAATCCATTTTATGATATTTTATAAAATCCAAAAGTTTCGTCTTGGAAACAGAATCATTATCAAATGGGTTGAGCCCAATGATCTTTATGTTCTGATCTTTATATTTTTGATGCAATCTGTTGAGTTGTGGAATGGTTTGAACACATGGCTGACATGAGCGGTACCAAAAATCGAAAAGTACAATCTTGTCTTTAAGATCAGTGGATTTAAAGAGCTCTTTTCTCTGTGGAAAGTACTCTCCTTTAAACTTTGGGACTTTGGAACCATTTTTTAAAGGCGCAGTTTCTTCTTCAGTGCGAGGTTTGAAATCTTTGAATATGTATTGCTTTGTAAGCGCTTGGAACCGATTTTCTAAGTCTTTCGCAGTTGAGGTGTTAAATTGGATATTGTATAAGTCCCACTGATTATACTGAATGAGATTATCCAATTCTGCTTGGTAGGTTTTCCTTAGAATGTGATTGTTAGAAGAATCTATTATGAGTTCTAAAGACTGATTGATCACTGGAGGATCGTCTTTTACTCTTATTTGAATCTTTTCAATGTCATTTTCCTTTGAATAAGAAATAACGTTTGAAGAATCCGTGGCAGCCTTTTTTAATTTCTGAGGATTTAGGAAATTGATGTTAATAACTTCACCATCGACCATCCCTGTAATGGAGGATGGAGGATTTTTTTCAAGATCAAATCGAGTAACTTCTTTTTTATTGTGGTCAATGTAATAGAGATCGGATAGGTCGTAATATTTTGTAAAGTTATTCAGACTGTCTTTGCGGCTATACCAAATGTATCCGCCAAAGAGGGAATCTTTTTCAGATTTAATAAGAATGCAATGCGCTTTTAATTTGGTAGTATCGTCATAATCGAAAAACTTAATTCTATAATCAACATCATATTCAATGGAAAGTTTATCCGAATACGCTTTAAGAAATTCAGAAAAGTTTTCCTTTCCAGTTTTCTCCTTTTCCACACATCCAATAAAAAGAGAGACTGCCAATGCGAAAAAGATAGATCTGCGTTTCATTATTTCTGCTCTTTTTTCTAAAGATAGCTTCTAAATCAATCTAATTACTAAATCAGTTTCGCCCGAGTATTATTCAGGGATTACCCTAACTACTGCCACTGAACACTGCCCACTTATTAATGTGCCTCCAACCAATTTTCCCCAACACCCAAATCTACATCCAAAGGAACAATAAGCTTAAATGCGTTTTCCATCTCGTGTTTTACCAGAGTTTTAAGATCTTCCAATTCTGGTTTATAAGCGTCAAAGACCAATTCATCATGGACCTGAAGCAGCATCTTACTTTTAAAACCTTTTTCTTCAAGCTTTTTATGGATATTTATCATGGCAATTTTTATGATATCTGCCGCACTTCCTTGTATTGGGGCATTTACCGCGTTTCGTTCCGCCGCGCCACGAACTATTTGATTGCTTCCATTTATATCCTTTAAATACCGCCTTCTTCCCAAAACGGTTTGTACATATCCGTTTTCACGGGCAAATTGTATTTGTTCACTTATATAGTTCCGTAGTTTTGGATACGTTTTATAATAGGTTTCGATCAATTCCTTGGCTTCGGATCTGGAAAGATCTGTTTGATTACTCAATCCAAATGCGGAAACTCCATAGATAATCCCAAAATTAACCGTTTTAGCATTATTTCTATGTTCTCGTGTAACCTCTTCAATCGGAATATTAAAAAC includes:
- a CDS encoding lipocalin-like domain-containing protein yields the protein MKRLMSVFFIAVLFVACSSDDDNKSQATLVGSWTLVELNAALPIDFNNDGTANRNIMKEIPCYEGHASFTEDGNYLLTLSKVNAEIDGGIWNIECDGSVVNSGTYTLDGDQLTINPDNPDEESSTTTIDLNNNTVRYSMEAGDLGTVEFVLKRD
- a CDS encoding toll/interleukin-1 receptor domain-containing protein, whose product is MNLLTLKRLAVYLLTFFVILGLSFAFAGIWKQWDRGIYRSLYMDNDSATEKLSGKIMVVDLEKPEMDSKDASLGVFRKRIISFLNTVAHRVEDKKEYPRAVILDISFSKDSIELKELKKALVSLKDQGVKIYAVYSLKSYFENEMLGFQANDVQQATVLYDSVFDGGRLHAGFRIDDDLITYPSDIFINGAFDTVKIESVIKRVVLDDRDADYIPEFRQFVAPLGPIEPMYAHTYNFEEATGEDLIGKFVPDSPESSSLDLRDKFIIVGDLKHDYQQDLGMARTYIMAWALNERIIDSKIAKQPLDSVAIIIGQTIFFSLFTVLIFAFLFKYWKGLQTKPKIIAVLAFVVGLVFFILYGILIYNFDRIIPIGLTLIGMVIATLLAWRFAYKFLVTGIAEGSQKYDVFISYSHGNSDWVKKNVLEPLRGYRKPNGDKLNIFFDEKSIGVGEAFTSKYMWAIVDSKYFLPVISEEYYKKNHCRNEMDLAYKRYVEKLLLLLPIAFSYQAVPEIYNQINFADITATPNFMDKIKEELEK
- a CDS encoding TlpA family protein disulfide reductase; translation: MKRRSIFFALAVSLFIGCVEKEKTGKENFSEFLKAYSDKLSIEYDVDYRIKFFDYDDTTKLKAHCILIKSEKDSLFGGYIWYSRKDSLNNFTKYYDLSDLYYIDHNKKEVTRFDLEKNPPSSITGMVDGEVININFLNPQKLKKAATDSSNVISYSKENDIEKIQIRVKDDPPVINQSLELIIDSSNNHILRKTYQAELDNLIQYNQWDLYNIQFNTSTAKDLENRFQALTKQYIFKDFKPRTEEETAPLKNGSKVPKFKGEYFPQRKELFKSTDLKDKIVLFDFWYRSCQPCVQTIPQLNRLHQKYKDQNIKIIGLNPFDNDSVSKTKLLDFIKYHKMDYPIVFVDSTTVKKFNVWSYPTLFMTDKNGKIVYSKTGYDENTEKEIDSILKVIQ